In one window of Bemisia tabaci chromosome 4, PGI_BMITA_v3 DNA:
- the LOC109037554 gene encoding maltase A3, whose amino-acid sequence MEGATLRRSLLVMLELVVAASALDWWQTGVIYQIYPRSFKDSDGDGVGDLNGITQEVDYVAGLGVGAVWLSPIFQSPMADFGYDVSDYRAIDPLFGTMDDFLDLLTAFHERGIKVLLDLVPNHTSDEHEWFGKSAEGEEPFTDYYVWAEAKWDQNGTRLPPCNWLSAFGGSAWTWNERRQKYYLHQYHRKQPDLNYRNPLVLQELNDVIRFWLNLGVDGFRVDTVATLLEDDRFLDEPRSFWEGVPADDYQYLNHIYTTDQPGSYDVIYEFRGVLDLYRELSNYSKFMTVEAYTSLENTMRWYGNETIRGAHFPFNFIILEEINQGSNASDWSQAIQDWYKAMPDGCWANWVIGNHDNHRAATRFGRDFMDSLHMIQFILPGTVVTYMGDEIAMQDAYVSWSETADPQGLNAGKERFEEKSRDPERSPFQWNSSVSAGFSSNSTTWLPVNADFWDSNAAAQADTKSHLSVFKSLLALKRLPVLQQGSLRLWSEGDVLVIARDLEQVSYVAVVNVGHFQTTFNLSRLLPLPGQWRVYASSLNCEHQEGQLPQVESLILRPKAGLVLSNDTSIETQLERPPTQSSPSSSAAATIFLRGSSYAASYLFPALFFFATKWNFS is encoded by the exons ATGGAGGGAGCGACGTTGAGGCGCTCGCTACTGGTTATGCTGGAACTGGTGGTGGCGGCGTCGGCGCTGGACTGGTGGCAAACGGGCGTCATCTACCAGATCTACCCGCGCTCCTTCAAGGACTCGGACGGCGACGGCGTGGGCGACCTGAACGGCATCACCCAGGAGGTGGACTACGTGGCCGGCCTCGGGGTCGGCGCCGTCTGGCTCTCGCCCATCTTCCAATCCCCGATGGCCGACTTCGGCTACGACGTCTCCGACTACAGGGCCATCGACCCGCTCTTCGGCACCATGGATGATTTTTTGGACCTCTTGACCGCCTTCCATGAGCGCGGCATCAAG GTGCTGTTGGACCTGGTGCCGAACCACACCTCGGACGAGCACGAGTGGTTCGGGAAGTCGGCGGAGGGCGAGGAGCCGTTCACGGACTACTACGTGTGGGCGGAGGCCAAGTGGGACCAGAACGGGACCCGGCTCCCGCCGTGCAACTGGCTCTCGGCTTTCGGCGGCTCCGCCTGGACCTGGAACGAGAGGCGGCAGAAGTACTACCTCCACCAGTACCACAGGAAGCAGCCCGACCTCAACTACCGCAACCCCCTCGTCCTTCAGGAGCTCAACGACGTCATTCGCTTCTGGCTTAACCTCGGCGTCGACGGATTCCGCGTTGACACCGTCGCCACCCTCCTCGAGGACGATAG ATTTCTGGACGAGCCACGTTCCTTCTGGGAGGGCGTTCCGGCGGACGATTACCAATACTTAAATCACATCTACACGACGGACCAACCCGGTTCGTATGACGTCATCTACGAGTTCAGAGGCGTATTGGATCTGTACCGAGAGCTGTCGAACTACAGTAAATTCATGACTGTGGAAGCATATACGTCGTTGGAGAATACCATGCGTTGGTACGGCAACGAGACCATACGGGGAGCGCACTTTCCGTTCAACTTCATCATCCTGGAGGAGATCAACCAGGGCTCCAACGCCAGTGATTGGTCGCAGGCCATCCAGGATTGGTACAAGGCCATGCCCGACGGATGCTGGGCCAACTGGGTCATCG GTAACCATGACAATCACAGAGCCGCAACGCGCTTTGGACGAGACTTCATGGATAGTCTGCACATGATCCAGTTTATTCTGCCGGGCACCGTTGTCACGTACATGGGCGACGAGATAGCCATGCAAGACGCCTATGTTAGTTGGTCTGAAACGGCCGATCCGCAAGGACTCAACGCTGGAAAGGAGCGATTTGAG GAAAAGTCCCGCGACCCGGAGCGATCACCGTTCCAGTGGAATTCTTCCGTCTCGGCGGGGTTCTCGAGCAACTCGACGACGTGGCTGCCGGTGAACGCCGACTTCTGGGACTCCAACGCGGCCGCACAGGCCGACACCAAGTCCCACCTAAGCGTGTTCAAGTCCCTGTTGGCCCTCAAGCGGCTTCCGGTCCTGCAGCAGGGATCCCTTCGGCTCTGGTCTGAGGGCGACGTCCTCGTCATCGCCAGGGATCTCGAGCAGGTCTCCTACGTCGCCGTAGTCAACGTCGGCCATTTCCAGACGACTTTCAACTTGAGTCGGCTCCTCCCTCTCCCCGGTCAGTGGCGTGTCTACGCCTCCAGTCTCAACTGCGAGCACCAAGAGGGCCAGCTTCCACAG GTGGAGTCTTTGATTCTTCGTCCAAAGGCTGGACTCGTGCTCTCCAATGATACGAGCATCGAGACGCAGCTTGAGCGGCCTCCGACTCAGAGCAGTCCCAGCAGCAGCGCCGCCGCCACCATCTTCCTTCGAGGCTCCTCCTATGCGGCTAGTTACCTTTTCCCGGCTCTCTTCTTTTTCGCTACCAAGTGGAACTTCTCCTGA
- the LOC109037595 gene encoding LOW QUALITY PROTEIN: uncharacterized protein (The sequence of the model RefSeq protein was modified relative to this genomic sequence to represent the inferred CDS: deleted 2 bases in 1 codon), producing the protein MEDYSGKAILKAVFPCLILITSIEGNVDIRSSAQPIADDVSLIVDSHFRPGSAYSFFPSKNSNALRQGDWRSDEPFDILTPINEQSQNDDNQNTQRLEDIIDLKVPSPLEVIPRQNPFRHRFRKNHGDSKSSLQVNEYIVPDDQPPELQQPSWNSDLSNNPSMDSILTPSGPKMDLHLPGNQEINSAQYDFPTYYFFNRIDDNIPVLTRKARNVVSEPEITLNQGAKNESNSETGLSLEKSASPSRNETEAQIALDLLQEGEKRLNSSSYPSEAVLILGNTGSGKSTLTQFMTGDGENLISFEDVSGSGDFIINDTLGRISNASTITSWTVYPESMVDIISNTTFYDCPGFSDTRGVAHDITTTYFTKELLKRLDKVKLIFTINHSSVRIGVDRQDFMTFAEHVTSVVKDVEKYNESIALIVTKVENQYRKGVLVPDEKVVESVAGFLKIVKAELHRKMQNNDTFTEMKPKTIPILKFIDVLLQQKGDLTLRLVFRRPDEAGPLARVNSLLNSKKVIEKVIYLNTDYAACNESDFGQTISCKSKNSLHILVKKIKERISLDVEKLQEEIVKHFSSIQEQLNDFQYLHELFQRAYSTFAFTHENATSPMGFVHQVSRNLQDLNVSHSDAHLTSILKYDDYLKFCSSYGAPLGKSSDWIYKFKPAVKNLNDTESYYQFLVQLSDVLFSYDVQKDSSGFFNFVSAYFKRSNTSDNLEKRVVLRSLISVLQNFKMHYENNVEISESQINNIDQMDIDPVKFQKLESLMEFALKPNVRVFCDKSNNKLTAKGHIVRLADVSSGLSVCKVPFIEIFALEKVIFDVDLDLRGSEAQVSVIAPIWETVDARLLNLDGAEGKFEEPRPNFQPGWTRDGELRNPGSAGNPGPPGSPAGSFFGIGKKFKNSQFLTISSVGGRGGPGQEGEAGDPGKDGTKPGFIKGDGLSRPEDRECYTSHRYYSERQRKFAQSMDLNVVMEAMALMEGQEAKAVNLGKFD; encoded by the exons ATGGAGGACTACAGTGGCAAAGCAATTTTAAAGGCCGTCTTCCCTTGTTTGATACTTATTACTTCAATTGAG ggCAACGTAGACATCCGCTCCAGCGCTCAACCGATCGCTGATGATGTTTCCCTGATTGTGGATTCCCATTTTCGTCCGGGCTCAGCATATTCATTCTTTCCGTCAAAGAATTCTAATG CACTCCGGCAGGGTGATTGGAGATCTGACGAGCCGTTTGACATACTTACACCAATTAATGAGCAGTCTCAAAATGATGACAACCAAAACACTCAAAGACTCGAGGATATTATCGACTTAAAAGTTCCATCACCTCTCGAAGTCATTCCGCGTCAGAATCCCTTTCGACATAGATTCAGGAAAAATCATGGCGACTCGAAATCCAGTCTCCAAGTGAATGAATATATAGTCCCCGATGATCAGCCACCAGAACTTCAGCAGCCCAGCTGGAATTCTGACCTCTCAAATAATCCGTCTATGGACTCGATTTTAACACCCTCCGGTCCGAAAATGGACCTGCATCTCCCGGGAAACCAGGAGATCAACAGTGCCCAATACGATTTTCctacatattattttttcaatcgaaTCGATGATAACATTCCGGTTCTCACTCGGAAGGCTAGGAATGTGGTCTCTGAGCCAGAGATCACCCTGAATCAGGGAGCGAAAAATGAAAGCAATTCTGAAACCGGTTTAAGCCTTGAAAAAAGCGCCAGTCCATCCAGAAATGAAACAGAGGCTCAAATTGCGCTGGATCTCTTGCAAGAAGGGGAGAAAAGATTGAATAGTTCAAGCTACCCGTCTGAGGCAGTATTGATACTGGGCAACACGGGATCCGGTAAAAGCACGCTGACCCAATTCATGACGGGGGATGGGGAAAATTTAATATCGTTTGAAGATGTATCAGGTTCCGGCGATTTCATCATTAATGATACTTTGGGTCGAATCAGTAATGCCTCGACGATTACCTCGTGGACTGTATACCCCGAATCGATGGTGGACATAATTTCTAACACCACATTTTACGACTGTCCAGGTTTCAGCGACACGAGAGGCGTAGCTCATGACATCACGACAACTTATTTCACCAAAGAATTACTGAAACGTTTAGATAAAGtcaaattgattttcacgaTCAATCATTCTTCGGTCAGAATCGGTGTGGACAGGCAGGATTTCATGACGTTTGCGGAGCATGTCACGTCAGTCGTCAAAGACGTAGAAAAGTATAATGAGAGCATTGCCTTGATCGTGACGAAAGTTGAGAATCAGTACAGGAAAGGAGTTCTCGTGCCTGACGAGAAAGTCGTAGAATCTGTCGCGGGCTTTTTAAAAATCGTCAAGGCTGAATTGCACCGCAAAATGCAAAACAACGACACTTTCACCGAAATGAAACCCAAAACAATACCCATCTTGAAATTCATCGATGTTCTACTGCAACAGAAAGGCGATCTTACCCTAAGATTGGTA TTTAGAAGACCTGACGAAGCAGGTCCTCTCGCCAGGGTCAATTCGCTGCTAAACAGTAAGAAGGTAATCGAAAAAGTTATTTATCTCAACACCGACTACGCCGCTTGCAATGAAAGCGATTTTGGTCAAACCATTTCTTGCAAATCCAAGAACAGTCTGcatattttggtgaaaaaaataaaagagcgCATTTCATTAGATGTTGAAAAACTTCAGGAGGAAATAGTGAAGCACTTTTCGTCGATACAGGAACAATTAAACGATTTTCAATATTTACACGAGCTGTTTCAACGGGCGTACAGTACATTTGCTTTTACGCATGAAAACGCCACTTCACCGATGGGTTTTGTCCATCAGGTGTCCCGCAACCTCCAGGATTTGAATGTTAGCCATTCGGATGCACATTTAACAAGTATATTGAAGTATGACGATTACTTAAAGTTTTGCTCCTCTTACGGCGCGCCCCTTGGCAAATCTTCCGACTGGATTTACAAATTCAAGCCTGCTGTCAAAAACTTAAACGACACAGAGAGTTATTACCAATTTTTGGTGCAGCTCAGCGACGTTTTGTTCAGCTACGATGTGCAGAAAGATAGTTCTggtttctttaattttgtcaGTGCATATTTTAAACGATCAAATACCTCAGATAATCTGGAAAAGAGAGTGGTATTGCGGAGTTTAATTAGCGTactacaaaattttaagatgcaTTATGAGAATAACGTCGAAATCTCTGAGAGTCAAATCAACAATATCGATCAGATGGATATTGATCCGGTGAAATTTCAGAAGCTCGAGTCACTGATGGAATTTGCCTTGAAACCGAACGTGAGAGTGTTTTGCGATAAGAGCAACAACAAATTAACAGCGAAAGGCCACATTGTTAGACTCGCCGATGTGTCGAGCGGTCTGAGTGTGTGCAAAGTacctttcattgaaattttcgccTTGGAGAAGGTAATCTTCGACGTGGATTTAGATCTGAGGGGTAGCGAAGCGCAAGTTTCCGTGATCGCACCCATCTGGGAAACGGTGGATGCCCGACTCTTGAATTTGGATGGTGCCGAGGGGAAATTCGAGGAGCCACGACCCAACTTCCAACCGGGTTGGACAAGGGATG GAGAATTGCGGAATCCTGGATCCGCTGGGAACCCAGGACCGCCTGGAAGTCCTGCTGGGAGCTTTTTCGGCAtcgggaaaaaatttaaaaacagtcAGTTCCTGACGATCTCGTCTGTCGGCGGCAGAGGTGGCCCAGGACAAGAAGGGGAGGCTGGAGATCCTGGGAAAGACGGCACCAAGCCGGGCTTCATTAAAGGAGATGGACTATCTCGGCCAGAAGATCGAGAGTGTTATACTTCTCATCGCTATTATTCGGAACGCCAACGCAAGTTTGCACAGTCCATGGACTTGAATGTAGTGATGGAGGCAATGGCACTGATGGAGGGGCAGGAGGCAAAGGCGGTAAATCTGGGCAAATTCGACTGA